One Microplitis demolitor isolate Queensland-Clemson2020A chromosome 2, iyMicDemo2.1a, whole genome shotgun sequence DNA segment encodes these proteins:
- the LOC103578026 gene encoding ribosomal protein S6 kinase beta-1, which translates to MAAIFDIELHDVDNKITEEESDDEIIEIHEDEYNTDPNVNELIEADGVETVSISEQSVNCGRERAGPQDFELCKVIGKGGYGKVFQVRKITGNDAGTIFAMKVLRKASIIRNQKDTAHTKAERNILEAVKHPFIVDLMYAFQTGGKLYLILEYMCGGELFRHLNDEGIFLEETVCFYLCEIILALQHLHQQGIIYRDLKPENILLDAEGHIKLTDFGLCKEHIQDGSVTHTFCGTIEYMAPEILTRSGHGKAVDWWSLGTLMYDMLTGAPPFTSDNRKKTIEKILKAKLSLPQYLTHDARDLIRKLLKRQVAQRLGSAPSDAEQVKSHIFFRHINWNDVISRKLKVPFKPTLTSEDDVSQFDKKFTSSLPIDSPPEYTLSESANRVFQGFTYVAPSILEGTYAQPRIVNARSPRRSAMKGFSPRGNHFHLHHRHNGVAHNGIEDAEMIEIG; encoded by the exons ATGGCGGCGATTTTTGACATTGAACTACACGATGTTGATAACAAAATAACTGAAGAAGAGTCTGATGATGAAATTATTGAGATACATgag gACGAATATAATACGGATCCGAATGTCAATGAATTGATAGA agctgATGGGGTCGAGACGGTCTCCATTTCCGAACAGAGTGTTAACTGCGGCAGGGAGAGGGCTGGCCCACAAGATTTCGAGTTGTGTAAGGTCATAGGTAAGGGAGGGTATGGAAAAGTATTTCAGGTACGAAAAATAACTGGTAATGATGCTGGTACCATTTTTGCAATGAAG GTATTGAGAAAGGCTTCGATAATTCGTAATCAAAAGGACACTGCCCACACCAAAGCTGAAAGAAATATTCTGGAGGCCGTTAAGCATCCTTTCATAGTTGATCTAATGTATGCCTTTCAAACTGGCggcaaattatatttaattctagAGTACATGTGCGGCGGCGAGCTGTTTCGtcatttaaatgacgagggaATTTTTCTCGAAGAAACAGTATGTTTCTATTTATGTGAAATAATATTAGCGCTACAGCATTTGCACCAGCAGGGTATTATTTACCGCGATTTAAAGCCGGAGAATATTTTGCTGGACGCTGAGGGACATATCAAGCTCACAGACTTTGGATTGTGCAAGGAACACATCCAGGATGGATCAGTCACTCACACTTTCTGCGGTACCATCGAGTACATGGCACCAGAAATTCTTACACGCAGCGGCCACGGTAAAGCCGTTGACTGGTGGAGTCTTGGTACTTTGATGTACGATATGCTGACAGGCGCACCGCCATTTACTTCAGACAATCGTAAAAagacaattgaaaaaattctcaaaGCAAAACTTAGTTTACCTCAGTATTTAACTCACGATGCCCGTGATcttattagaaaattattgaagagaCAAGTCGCCCAGCGATTGGGTTCCGCTCCCTCAGATGCTGAGCAAGTTAAAAGTCACATATTCTTCAGACACATCAACTGGAATGATGTTATCTCGCGTAAACTAAAAGTACCATTCAAGCCGACGTTGACTAGCGAGGATGATGTCTCACagtttgacaaaaaattcacCAGCTCTTTACCTATTGATTCACCACCCGAGTACACATTAAGTGAATCCGCGAATCGAGTATTCCAGGGATTTACTTACGTTGCACCGAGTATTTTAGAAGGGACATACGCCCAGCCTCGTATTGTCAATGCCAGAAGTCCTCGGAGGTCAGCTATGAAGGGTTTTTCACCACGTGGAAATCATTTCCATCTACACCACAg GCACAACGGCGTGGCACATAATGGAATAGAAGACGCTGAGATGATTGAGATAGGTTAA
- the LOC103578022 gene encoding thioredoxin domain-containing protein 17, which translates to MVVRHSVEGYDNFLKFMEDLKADGQVIVIYSGSKLDNGLSWCSDCVEAEPAIEEGLKAALESSHIVHVEVGDRAYWKDFKCPFRTNPKTKLNVLPTMALWGTQKRLEGEHLLKADLVKMLVTNEDD; encoded by the exons atggtaGTCAGGCACAGTGTTGAAGGgtacgataattttttaaaattcatggaaGATCTTAAAGCCGATGGGCAAGTTATAGTTATTTATAGCGGAAGTAAACTTGATAATGGTCTCAGCTGGTGCTCAGATTGTGTCGAAG CCGAGCCAGCTATCGAAGAAGGCTTGAAAGCCGCTCTTGAGTCTTCGCATATCGTTCATGTTGAAGTTGGAGATCGTGCTTA TTGGAAAGATTTTAAATGCCCGTTCCGTACTAATCCGAAGACTAAATTAAATGTCTTACCGACGATGGCTCTCTGGGGTACCCAGAAACGTTTGGAAGGCGAGCACCTTCTTAAAGCAGATTTAGTTAAGATGCTTGTTACCAACGAAGACGAttag
- the LOC103578023 gene encoding SEC14-like protein 2, with the protein MGSPLKALQDDERFALMKFRRSVKEILEPHHDDQFLLRWLRARKWDPVAAEKMLRDSLEWRKKWDVDKLDEWEEPAILKEGLPHGLCGFDNDQSPVVVVPFSGLDMYGILHVVSRRDMIKATIKTLEHYLKLCNEQSKKHGVAASQVTVIFDMEGFNLRPFMWRPAGEVVITLIQMYEANYPEILKTCFIINAPKVFTFAFSIAKKFMNEYTISKIQIYKADPERWKNAILKVVSKDQLPAHFGGTLTDPDGNPRLTTKICQGGKISKDLYIKKSDTNNDDYKTTIVRKGDKFKIEMKPEKLGSILSWEFKTEDHDIKFGIVKKNDSGEKIEVVPVHRVAAHQLEEVGVLTCEDFSTYSVVFDNSYSLMRNKKIHYNIRMEEPNENLHEIALQDN; encoded by the exons atgggcAGTCCGTTAAAAGCTTTGCAAGATGATGAACGATTTGCATTAATGAAA ttcagGCGCAGCGTCAAAGAAATCCTTGAACCTCATCACGATGACCAATTTTTATTGCGCTGGCTCCGAg cgaGAAAATGGGACCCCGTTGCTGCGGAGAAAATGCTTAGAGAC TCACTAGAGTGGCGGAAAAAATGGGATGTTGATAAACTCGACGAGTGGGAGGAGCCAGCGATTTTAAAAGAGGGTCTTCCTCATGGGCTCTGTGGATTTGATAATGATCAATCTCCag tgGTTGTGGTTCCATTCAGTGGACTTGATATGTATGGAATTCTTCATGTGGTGTCAAGACGTGACATGATTAAGGCAACAATAAAAACTCttgagcattatttaaaattgtgtaaTGAACAGAGCAAAAAGCACGGAGTTGCTGCGAGTCAAGTTACTGTTATTTTTGATATGGAAGGATTTAATTTGAGACCTTTCATGTGGAGACCTg CTGGAGAAGTTGTTATAACCCTAATACAAATGTATGAGGCAAATTATCCAGAGATACTGAAAAcctgttttattattaacg CGCCCAAGGTTTTTACATTTGCTTTTTCtattgctaaaaaatttatgaacgaGTACaccatttcaaaaattcaaatttacaaagCCGATCCAGAAAGATGGAAAAATGCGATACTCAAAGTCGTTAGTAAGGATCAATTGCCGGCACATTTCGGTGGTACTCTAACTGATCCTGATGGAAATCCTAGATTGACTACTAaa atctGTCAAGGCGGTAAAATATCTAAAGACTTGTACATTAAGAAAAGTGATACAAATAATGATGACTACAAGACCACGATTGTTAGAAAAGGTGATAAATTTAAGATTGAAATGAAACCGGAGAAACTGGGATCGATTCTCAGCTGGGAATTTAAAACAGAAGATCATGACATTAAATTTGGAAttgtaaagaaaaatgattctGGTGAAAAAATAGAAGTCGTTCCCGTTCACCGGGTTGCTGCTCATCAGCTAGAGGAAGTTGGTGTTCTTACTTGTGAAGATTTTTCAACAT ATTCAGTTGTGTTTGATAACAGCTACAGCTTGAtgcggaataaaaaaatccactaCAATATTCGTATGGAAGAACCAAATGAGAATTTACATGAAATCGCTCTACaggacaattaa
- the LOC103578024 gene encoding calcium release-activated calcium channel protein 1, whose product MSVWSTSTGRNSVFGAEGGPTTAASTHLTIPIDVHSHSHLHTTEGHCFNKRFYKCQKTMSQSGDGLHTPSYLSWRKLQLSRAKLKASSKTSALLSGFAMVAMVEVQLSTDTKVPTEMLIAFAVCTTLLVAVHMLALMISTCILPNIEAVCNLHSISLVHESPHERLHWYIEVAWAFSTLLGLILFLIEIAILCWVKFYDFSQVAAWSACVVLIPVLIVFLAFAVHFYRSLVAHKYEVTVSGIRELELLKEQIESTDIEGRNGNMLQSNTHIV is encoded by the exons ATGTCTGTATGGTCGACAAGCACCGGACGCAATTCAGTGTTTGGTGCCGAGGGTGGACCAACGACCGCAGCTTCCACTCATCTCACGATACCAATTGACGTTCATTCCCACTCTCATCTTCACACCACCGAGGGTCACTGTTTCAATAAACGATTCTACAAGTGCCAg AAAACAATGTCACAGTCGGGCGATGGCCTTCATACGCCGAGTTATCTTTCTTGGAGAAAATTGCAGCTCAGTAGGGCAAAGCTCAAGGCTTCCAGCAAGACATCAGCATTACTCTCCGGGTTTGCCATG GTTGCCATGGTTGAAGTACAATTGAGTACAGACACTAAAGTGCCAACAGAAATGCTCATAGCATTCGCTGTATGTACGACACTGCTCGTAGCCGTCCATATGCTCGCGTTGATGATCTCGACCTGCATTCTTCCCAACATTGAGGCTGTTTGTAATCTCCATAGCATAAGTCTGGTCCATGAATCTCCACATGAACGTCTTCATTGGTACATCGAGGTGGCCTGGGCTTTCTCGACACTACTGGGACTCATATTGTTTTTGATCGAAATCGCCATACTCTGTTGGGTtaaattttacgatttttcTCAAGTCGCCGCTTGGTCGGCGTGCGTTGTACTGATACCCGTACTGATTGTCTTTCTTGCATTCGCGGTTCACTTTTATCGCAGCCTTGTCGCTCATAAATACGAAGTCACGGTATCGGGAATACGAGAACTAGAATTACTTAAAGAGCAAATTGAATCTACCGATATTGAAGGTAGAAATGGCAATATGTTGCAATCAAACACACATattgtttga
- the LOC103578021 gene encoding MORN repeat-containing protein 3 has product NVRNNNYFIIYILTRKSKKSKSYSLQYEGQSLSNKPHGIGVLSKVYTDGSIEKYYSGNFVEGKKQGFGGLWTDNFYYEGDFCNEKRHGFGRIWYKNGSFYQGHWRDGLYDGDGMIIRDNGNRYEGEFMLGKKHGDGIYYHLETGQMQKGHWFNDICKTSTVEDICWRQSAPKPSPYPIPKLVLFIYYYYYHLS; this is encoded by the exons aacgttagaaataataattattttattatttatatcctaACTAGAAAATCAAAGAAATCAAAGTCTTATTCTTTGCAATATGAAGGCCAATCTTTATCAAACAAACCGCACGGCATCGGAGTTTTATCAAAAGTTTATACTGACGGatcgattgaaaaatattacagTGGGAATTTTGTTGAGGGCAAGAAACAAGGATTCGGAGGCCTGTggactgataatttttattatgaaggAGACTTTTGCAATGAAAAAAGACACGGGTTCGGAAGAATTTGGTACAAAAACGGTAGTTTTTATCAAGGCCACTGGAGAGATGGTTTGTATGACGGTGATGGAATGATAATTAGAG aTAATGGAAACCGCTATGAGGGTGAGTTTATGCTGGGAAAAAAACATGGTGACGGAATTTATTATCACTTAGAAACAGGACAAATGCAAAAAGGCCACTGGTTTAACGATATATGTAAAACTAGCACCGTCGAAGACATCTGCTGGCGTCAGTCAGCTCCTAAACCTTCACCGTACCCGATTCCTAAATTAGTactctttatatattattattattatcatttatcttAA
- the LOC103578019 gene encoding transmembrane protein 47 isoform X2 yields MAQSTTIETVTITKPFKVIALVCGTIVILLMIMGLASADWLMAVGWRQGLFTHCIAEGAETPLPFNVVAEPGCYSARDVGYIKAVAALCIVCLVADVAGTLLTWLGLKSKDHRNKHRCYRIAVLCMLLALISLLIALIIYPVCFTGELNLGNRTVWEFGWAYGVGWGAAIFLFGAVILLWFDKESEEIYYKERKIVREDMTSGGNNAMIGHGIVGHHGTGRTGLQHA; encoded by the exons atggctCAATCCACAACCATTGAAACTGTGACAATCACAAAGCCATTTAAA GTGATAGCACTGGTATGTGGGACTATTGTTATTCTGTTGATGATTATGGGATTGGCGTCAGCAGACTGGCTGATGGCAGTGGGATGGCGTCAAGGAttattcacacattgcattgCTGAAGGAGCTGAGACGCCGTTGCCCTTCAACGTCGTTGCAGAACCTGGATGCTATTCTGCGAGAGATGTTGGATATATTAAAGCAGTAGCCGCACTATGTATAGTCTGCCTTGTTGCTGATGTCGCGGGTACGCTGCTCACTTGGCTTGGACTCAAGTCAAAGGACCATCGGAATAAGCATCGATGCTACAGGATCGCTGTCCTCTGCATGTTATTAGCTT taatatcTCTACTGATCGCCTTGATAATTTATCCAGTTTGTTTTACTGGAGAATTAAATCTAGGGAACCGGACGGTCTGGGAGTTTGGATGGGCCTATGGAGTTGGTTGGGGTGCGGCGATTTTCCTCTTTGGCGCCGTGATACTTTTGTGGTTTGACAAAGAAAGCGaagaaatatattataaagaaCGGAAAATAGTGCGGGAAGACATGACAAGTGGTGGTAACAACGCGATGATCGGCCACGGAATTGTTGGTCATCACGGTACCGGGAGAACTGGCCTCCAACACGCCTAG
- the LOC103578019 gene encoding transmembrane protein 47 isoform X1 yields MIMYTVADDHMGENEIAQVIALVCGTIVILLMIMGLASADWLMAVGWRQGLFTHCIAEGAETPLPFNVVAEPGCYSARDVGYIKAVAALCIVCLVADVAGTLLTWLGLKSKDHRNKHRCYRIAVLCMLLALISLLIALIIYPVCFTGELNLGNRTVWEFGWAYGVGWGAAIFLFGAVILLWFDKESEEIYYKERKIVREDMTSGGNNAMIGHGIVGHHGTGRTGLQHA; encoded by the exons atgataatgtaTACGGTAGCGGACGATCACATGGGAGAGAATGAAATCGCCCAG GTGATAGCACTGGTATGTGGGACTATTGTTATTCTGTTGATGATTATGGGATTGGCGTCAGCAGACTGGCTGATGGCAGTGGGATGGCGTCAAGGAttattcacacattgcattgCTGAAGGAGCTGAGACGCCGTTGCCCTTCAACGTCGTTGCAGAACCTGGATGCTATTCTGCGAGAGATGTTGGATATATTAAAGCAGTAGCCGCACTATGTATAGTCTGCCTTGTTGCTGATGTCGCGGGTACGCTGCTCACTTGGCTTGGACTCAAGTCAAAGGACCATCGGAATAAGCATCGATGCTACAGGATCGCTGTCCTCTGCATGTTATTAGCTT taatatcTCTACTGATCGCCTTGATAATTTATCCAGTTTGTTTTACTGGAGAATTAAATCTAGGGAACCGGACGGTCTGGGAGTTTGGATGGGCCTATGGAGTTGGTTGGGGTGCGGCGATTTTCCTCTTTGGCGCCGTGATACTTTTGTGGTTTGACAAAGAAAGCGaagaaatatattataaagaaCGGAAAATAGTGCGGGAAGACATGACAAGTGGTGGTAACAACGCGATGATCGGCCACGGAATTGTTGGTCATCACGGTACCGGGAGAACTGGCCTCCAACACGCCTAG
- the LOC103578018 gene encoding mitogen-activated protein kinase 1 has product MASEGSANVNPNAEIVRGQVFEVGPRYTNLSYMGEGAYGMVVSAYDNVTKTKVAIKKISPFEHQTYSQRTLREIKILTRFRHENIIDIRDIIRAPSIDLMKDVYIVQCLMETDLYKLLKTQAISNDHICYFLYQILRGLKYIHSANVLHRDLKPSNLLLNTTCDLKICDFGLARVADPDHNHAGFLTEYVATRWYRAPEIMLNSKGYTKSIDIWSVGCILAEMLSRRAIFPGKHYLDQLNHILGVLGSPSSEDLECIINEKARNYLQSLPYKPKVPWTSLFPNADPRALDLLDKMLTFNPNKRIVVEDALAHPYLEQYYDPADEPVAEEPFRFDMELDDLPKEVLKQYIFDETAQFSENHQDNTM; this is encoded by the exons ATGGCGAGTGAAGGTTCAGCAAATGTTAATCCTAATGCTGAAATAGTGAGAGGACAGGTGTTTGAAGTGGGCCCGAGGTATACTAATCTCTCGTACATGGGCGAAGGTGCTTACGGGATGGTCGt ATCAGCTTATGACAACGTGACGAAAACAAAAGTTGCTATTAAAAAGATATCACCGTTCGAGCATCAGACATACAGCCAAAGGACGTTGCGGGAAATAAAGATCCTCACGAGATTTCggcatgaaaatataatagacATAAGGGATATTATACGTGCGCCAAGTATTGATCTGATGAAAGACGTTTATATTGTTCAATGTCTTATGGAAACAGATTtgtataaattgttaaagacACAGGCCATAAGTAATGatcatatatgttattttctaTATCAAATACTACGAGGATTAAAGTACATACACTCAGCGAATGTTTTGCACCGTGATTTGAAACCaagtaatttacttttgaatacCACGTGTGACCTTAAAATATGTGACTTCGGATTGGCGCGTGTCGCGGATCCAGATCACAATCACGCGGGTTTTCTCACGGAGTACGTTGCCACCAGGTGGTATCGCGCCCCAGAGATAATGCTTAACTCGAAAGGTTACACAAAGTCAATAGACATTTGGTCCGTGGGTTGTATTTTGGCGGAAATGCTGTCACGTCGTGCAATATTTCCCGGCAAACACTATTTGGATCAGTTGAATCACATTCTCGGTGTTCTCGGTTCTCCTTCTTCTGAAGACCTCGAGTGCATCATCAACGAGAAG gcgcgtaattatttacaatcgTTACCGTACAAACCCAAAGTACCGTGGACTAGTTTATTTCCAAATGCGGATCCACGTGCGCTTGATTTGCTTGACAAAATGCTGACATTCAATCCAAACAAAAGGATCGTCGTTGAAGATGCACTTGCGCATCCCTACCTCGAGCAGTATTATGACCCCGCTGATgag CCCGTCGCGGAAGAGCCATTTAGATTTGATATGGAGCTAGATGATCTTCCCAAAGAAGTTCTCAAGCAGTACATATTCGATGAGACCGCACAGTTTTCGGAAAATCACCAGGATAATACAATGTAG
- the LOC103578017 gene encoding nuclear cap-binding protein subunit 3, with product MAQVFGPMDTDSYNEPDEVNTDLDTLIEKRNLLVNSNLQPRYENKAAGTFMTGIDIFSKEEQQKLGERAKRFGIKENPKQIDVENEGELYESMGVSESESAKYTRFNALHMRGTDEMSTQDVFDYFKDYAPASIEWINDVSCNVIWLDKVSAARALIGLSKKIVGSKETHKDEQDDAMEGLADKTTNSIDIKAIDFPLPPGVWRKGVDCPKSKTILLRFATSSDKKQANAEKLSEYYKKHGNPNYGGIKGILTQSRKRKYKDDKTSKRQDDELGSKEGFKNPWGTLSEEWGVQDPVEVYQVRSVGVAPERTGIKERLGFKPKEVPKAKTEEKSTSESESDSDDGWNKRNKVLRMRMHADDEEEKVQKKRLKQMAQKMQEKISGTDLRSRLGRSKPTVYHEPIRVTVTNPEYGKNLRLEESEEEEEVEEVEGEEVEEVEEVDEDEAEVSQVEDKEEGEWEDEETAQEPEESDSDSSSDLSEKEVQGPKGSVIKVIARPKPTVASTVWARLNQNEKRTERPEVKNVKGDLRSRLGYHNRGRSPLRIEVKNDKYGQDSDSE from the exons atggcaCAAGTTTTTGGGCCCATGGATACTGATTCTTATAATGAACCAGATGAAGTAAATACAGACTTGGATACTTTGATAGAAAAACgtaatttattagtaaattcaaatttg CAACCTAGATATGAAAATAAAGCGGCGGGTACATTTATGACCGGAatcgatatatttagtaaagagGAGCAACAAAAGCTTGGAGAACGTGCTAAACGTTTTGGTATAAAAGAAAATCCAAAACAAATAGATGTTGAGAATGAAGGAGAATTGTATGAGAGTATGGGAGTCAGTGAGAGTGAAAGTGCCAAGTACACGAGATTTAATGCTTTGCATATGAGAGGAACTGATGAAATGAGCACGCAAGATgtatttgattatttcaaaGACTACGCGCCGGCTTCAATTGAGTGGATTAATGATGTGTCTTGCAATGTTATCTGGTTGGATAAAGTATCCGCTGCCAGAGCTCTGATAGGTTTGTCTAAGAAAATTGTTGGATCTAAAGAAACGCACAAGGATGAGCAAGATGATGCGATGGAAGGACTGGCTGATAAAACTACTAATTCTATTGATATCAAAGCCATTGATTTTCCTCTGCCACCAGGAGTCTGGCGCAAAGGTGTCGATTGTCCAAAGTCCAAGACTATTTTGTTGAGATTCGCTACTTCTTCGGATAAAAAGCAAGCCAATGCTGAAAAACTCAGTGAATATTATAAGAAACATGGGAATCCTAATTATGGAGGCATAAAAGGAATTTTGACGCAGTCCCGTAAGCGGAAGTACAAAGATGATAAAACCAGCAAGCGGCAGGATGATGAATTGGGGAGCAAAGAGGGATTTAAAAATCCCTGGGGTACTTTGTCTGAAGAATGGGGAGTCCAGGACCCTGTGGAAGTTTATCAGGTTCGTTCAGTTGGTGTTGCTCCAGAACGAACGGGAATAAAAGAGCGCCTGGGATTTAAACCCAAGGAAGTACCGAAAGCGAAGACTGAGGAAAAATCGACGAGTGAGAGCGAGAGTGACAGCGATGATGGTtggaataaaagaaataaagtcCTGAGAATGAGGATGCATGCTGATGATGAGGAGGAAAAGGTCCAGAAGAAGAGGTTGAAGCAGATGGCTCAGAAAATGCAAGAGAAAATATCTGGGACTGATTTGAGATCGCGGTTAGGACGCAGTAAACCTACAGTTTATCACGAACCCATTCGAGTTACTGTCACTAATCCTGAGTACGGTAAAAATTTACGTTTAGAGGAATCAGAAGAAGAGGAGGAAGTTGAGGAAGTCGAGGGGGAGGAGGTAGAAGAAGTCGAAGAGGTTGATGAAGATGAGGCTGAAGTTAGTCAAGTTGAAGACAAAGAGGAAGGAGAGTGGGAAGATGAAGAAACGGCACAAGAACCTGAAGAATCTGACAGTGATAGCAGCTCCGATCTTTCGGAAAAAGAAGTTCAAGGTCCCAAAGGAAGTGTTATCAAAGTTATCGCTCGTCCAAAGCCTACTGTTGCTTCTACTGTTTGGGCGAGACTTAATCAAAACGAGAAACGTACCGAGag GCCGGAAGTGAAAAATGTCAAAGGCGACTTGAGATCTAGACTCGGTTATCACAACAGAGGACGATCTCCTCTGAGaatagaagttaaaaatgacaaGTACGGGCAGGACAGCGACTCTGAATGA